A genomic region of Salvelinus alpinus chromosome 12, SLU_Salpinus.1, whole genome shotgun sequence contains the following coding sequences:
- the LOC139535496 gene encoding hyaluronidase-2-like encodes MLSWTVLPDWKVLLLVTLLWDYLSAEELKPTRWPLYLQKPLVMAWNAPTEDCGPRHGIHFQLEQFQIVASPSKGFVRQNLTIFYKDRLGLYPYYNEHDGTVMNGGLPQVASLTQHLEKMPEGIQYYIREAGAKGLAVIDWEEWRPLWIRNWDVKNVYRNQSRQLVAQKNPAWPAERVAKVAQQEFEMSARKFMLETLRLAKSLRPNQLWGFYLFPDCYNHDYRNTLENYTGRCPDVEVARNEMLKWLWMESTALFPSVYMGTVLRSSPSGRQFVRNRVKEGMRLASGGDGLARPVFVYARPTYANVLELLTETDLVSTIGESVALGAAGIILWGDHAYASSKASCSSLNEYLRGPLGRYLLNVTTAAELCSQTLCDSLGRCLRKHPDTDAYLHLSTRTHRIEALANGKLKVQGQLGEDDILGFQREFQCQCYSGYQGEGCGQRDPQQQRGIAAPIMASWVHCLLLLLITLLL; translated from the exons ATGTTGTCCTGGACTGTACTGCCTGATTGGAAAGTATTGCTGTTGGTGACTCTTCTATGGGACTACCTCTCTGCTGAGGAACTGAAGCCCACGAGATGGCCACTGTATCTCCAAAAGCCTCTGGTCATGGCCTGGAATGCTCCGACGGAGGACTGCGGCCCACGGCACGGTATTCACTTTCAGCTGGAGCAGTTCCAGATTGTGGCGTCGCCCAGCAAGGGCTTTGTCCGCCAAAACCTCACCATCTTTTACAAGGACCGCTTGGGGTTGTACCCCTATTATAATGAGCATGATGGTACTGTCATGAACGGTGGGCTCCCGCAGGTTGCCAGTCTCACTCAGCACCTGGAGAAGATGCCGGAGGGTATTCAGTATTACATACGCGAAGCAGGGGCCAAGGGACTGGCAGTTATTGACTGGGAGGAGTGGAGACCACTGTGGATCCGCAACTGGGACGTCAAGAATGTGTACCGCAACCAGTCAAGGCAGCTGGTGGCCCAGAAGAACCCAGCCTGGCCCGCAGAGCGTGTGGCTAAGGTGGCCCAGCAGGAGTTTGAGATGTCAGCCCGGAAGTTCATGCTGGAGACCCTGAGGCTGGCCAAGAGCCTGCGGCCCAACCAGCTGTGGGGGTTCTACTTGTTCCCAGACTGCTACAACCACGACTACAGGAACACTCTGGAGAACTACACGGGCCGCTGCCCTGACGTGGAGGTGGCCCGGAATGAAATGCTCAAATGGCTGTGGATGGAGAGCACAGCCCTCTTCCCTTCGGTCTACATGGGCACGGTGCTGCGCTCTTCGCCCTCGGGGCGCCAGTTTGTCCGGAACCGGGTGAAGGAGGGGATGCGTCTGGCGTCAGGGGGAGACGGGCTGGCACGTCCTGTCTTTGTGTACGCCCGGCCCACCTATGCCAACGTACTGGAGCTGCTGACAGAG ACGGACCTGGTCTCCACCATCGGGGAGAGTGTGGCTCTTGGGGCCGCAGGCATCATCCTCTGGGGAGACCACGCTTATGCCAGCAGCAAG GCCAGTTGCTCTAGTCTGAATGAGTACCTGCGGGGTCCGCTGGGCCGGTACCTGCTCAACGTTACCACGGCAGCAGAGCTATGCAGCCAGACGCTGTGCGATTCCCTTGGACGCTGCTTGCGTAAACACCCTGACACTGATGCCTACCTGCACCTCAGCACACGCACCCACAGAATAGAGGCCCTGGCAAATGGAAAACTCAAGGTTCAAGGTCAGCTTGGGGAAGACGACATATTGGGCTTTCAGAGGGAGTTCCAGTGCCAGTGCTATAGTGGCTACCAGGGAGAGGGCTGTGGCCAGAGAGACCCCCAACAACAACGAGGCATCGCAGCTCCAATCATGGCGTCATGGGTGCACTGTTTGCTCCTGCTACTCATCACACTCCTGCTCTGA